One Chitinivibrionales bacterium DNA segment encodes these proteins:
- a CDS encoding FAD/NAD(P)-binding protein, which yields MCESCGCHDHDSLYMPQVATIVKTSPMTNRDRFFEFKIDGKELGHRPGQFAELSIPGIGEAPISVSSSPTKKGSFEMVIRRVGKVTAALHGLKAGDTIGVRGPYGTHFPLDELKGKDLVIFGAGIGLVPLRSAINYILDKRDDYGKFFLLCGFTDASQRLFTDEMDQWRKNKSITFLETLDRGDASWKGNIGVITTLIPKIKDQVNPKNTVAFIVGPPVMYKFVILELRSMGFKDQNIIVSLERRMKCGVGKCGHCQIEGMYVCQKGPVFTLDGISNLVEAL from the coding sequence ATGTGCGAAAGCTGCGGATGCCATGACCATGATTCACTGTATATGCCCCAGGTGGCGACCATTGTAAAAACAAGTCCCATGACCAACAGGGACCGTTTCTTCGAGTTCAAGATTGACGGAAAAGAACTCGGGCACAGGCCGGGCCAGTTCGCAGAGCTGTCGATCCCCGGCATCGGCGAGGCGCCCATTTCCGTTTCGTCGTCCCCCACCAAAAAGGGGAGCTTCGAAATGGTGATCCGCAGGGTGGGAAAGGTCACCGCCGCGCTCCACGGCCTCAAGGCCGGCGACACCATCGGCGTGCGCGGGCCCTACGGCACGCATTTCCCCCTCGACGAACTCAAGGGAAAAGACCTGGTCATCTTCGGCGCGGGCATCGGCCTGGTCCCGCTGCGGTCCGCCATCAACTACATTCTTGACAAGAGAGACGATTACGGCAAGTTCTTCCTGCTCTGCGGCTTCACCGACGCGTCGCAGCGTCTGTTCACCGACGAGATGGACCAATGGCGCAAAAACAAGTCCATCACGTTCCTGGAAACCCTCGACCGCGGAGACGCATCGTGGAAGGGTAACATCGGCGTCATCACCACGCTCATTCCCAAGATAAAAGACCAGGTCAACCCCAAGAACACCGTTGCCTTCATCGTGGGGCCGCCGGTCATGTACAAATTCGTGATCCTCGAGCTGCGCTCGATGGGATTCAAGGACCAGAACATCATCGTGTCGCTCGAACGCCGCATGAAATGCGGCGTGGGCAAATGCGGGCACTGCCAGATCGAGGGCATGTACGTGTGCCAGAAGGGCCCGGTGTTCACCCTCGACGGCATTTCGAACCTCGTGGAGGCATTGTAA
- a CDS encoding 4Fe-4S dicluster domain-containing protein, with protein sequence MELLQISKKDLLDFIGTLVAGPLDVIGPVQRDGRFVYEKLGGAKSLRLDFDETLYSPKNYVFPCRETLLSYEPGDASSCKPVLEDGGRVIIGIHPGDLAAIAMLDKAFSEENVDAHYCERREKTILIGIYPTKPGKYRFTSSMIKPEEPYLAADAFLIDVGGDLYAVEIVSENGKEFFSNSKAKPAPGEMKTKTEKMKTAVKDGVSLSVKRDELPKFLEGKERHPVWEKRGEKCFSCGSCVMVCPTCYCFDVLDELDLSLASGSRVRKWDACVLEPFAVCAGGHNFRKKAADRIRHRLFRKQKFLFELFGLPGCVGCGRCKKACVPDIAYPPDIDNDIIGKGA encoded by the coding sequence ATGGAACTCCTGCAAATATCAAAAAAAGACCTTCTTGACTTTATCGGAACACTCGTTGCCGGGCCGCTTGACGTGATCGGACCGGTGCAGCGGGACGGCCGGTTCGTCTATGAAAAACTCGGCGGCGCGAAAAGCCTGCGCCTTGACTTTGACGAAACGCTCTACTCTCCAAAGAACTATGTATTTCCGTGCAGGGAAACACTGCTGTCGTACGAGCCGGGCGACGCTTCGTCGTGTAAACCGGTGCTTGAAGATGGCGGCCGGGTGATTATCGGAATTCATCCCGGAGACCTCGCCGCAATCGCCATGCTTGACAAAGCATTCAGCGAGGAAAACGTTGACGCGCATTATTGCGAGCGCAGGGAAAAAACCATTCTCATCGGCATTTATCCCACGAAACCGGGAAAATACCGGTTCACCTCCTCGATGATAAAGCCCGAAGAACCGTATCTTGCGGCCGACGCTTTTCTGATTGATGTGGGCGGCGATTTGTACGCCGTGGAGATCGTGAGCGAAAACGGCAAGGAATTCTTCTCGAACAGCAAGGCGAAACCGGCCCCGGGCGAAATGAAAACAAAAACGGAGAAAATGAAGACCGCGGTGAAGGACGGCGTTTCCCTTTCTGTAAAGCGTGACGAGCTTCCAAAATTCCTTGAAGGCAAGGAACGTCATCCGGTGTGGGAAAAGCGGGGCGAGAAATGCTTCTCGTGCGGGTCGTGCGTGATGGTGTGCCCCACGTGCTACTGCTTTGACGTGCTTGACGAACTCGACTTGTCGCTCGCCTCGGGCAGCCGCGTGCGCAAGTGGGACGCGTGCGTGCTCGAGCCGTTCGCCGTGTGCGCGGGCGGCCACAACTTCCGCAAGAAGGCGGCCGACCGCATACGGCACCGGCTGTTCCGCAAACAGAAATTCCTGTTCGAGCTTTTCGGGCTTCCGGGCTGCGTGGGCTGCGGCAGGTGCAAGAAGGCCTGCGTGCCCGACATCGCGTATCCGCCCGACATCGACAACGACATCATAGGAAAGGGGGCATAG